A window from Malania oleifera isolate guangnan ecotype guangnan chromosome 7, ASM2987363v1, whole genome shotgun sequence encodes these proteins:
- the LOC131160416 gene encoding HMG-Y-related protein A-like, producing the protein MATEEVNKPPSLPSYPEMILAAIEGLNSENGSNKSSISRYIESKYGQLPAGHSALLSHHLNKMKESGELVFFKNNYMKYDPDAPPKRGRGRPPKPRIPMPPGMVLSSGKPRGRPPKDPSASGPSESGKPRGRPPKKPRVDGESSTKTSTGRPRGRPPKVKPSSAEETLE; encoded by the exons ATGGCGACTGAAGAGGTCAATAAGCCTCCATCACTTCCTTCGTACCCTGAG ATGATCTTGGCGGCCATTGAAGGTCTCAACAGTGAAAACGGGTCGAACAAATCGTCGATATCCAGGTACATTGAGTCCAAGTATGGTCAATTGCCAGCCGGCCACTCGGCGCTGCTCTCGCACCACCTGAACAAGATGAAGGAGAGTGGAGAGCTGGTATTCTTCAAGAACAACTACATGAAGTACGACCCAGATGCGCCGCCTAAGCGGGGCCGCGGCCGGCCACCAAAGCCGAGGATCCCGATGCCGCCGGGCATGGTTCTTTCCTCTGGTAAGCCGCGAGGCCGCCCGCCAAAGGACCCATCGGCGTCCGGGCCGTCGGAGAGTGGGAAGCCCCGTGGGCGGCCTCCGAAGAAACCTCGCGTCGACGGTGAATCCTCTACGAAGACGTCGACTGGGAGGCCCAGAGGAAGGCCTCCCAAGGTGAAGCCTTCATCTGCAGAAGAGACTTTAGAATAG